In Actinoplanes derwentensis, the following proteins share a genomic window:
- a CDS encoding phosphopantetheine-binding protein: MSDSDFRNPMDALVVGTVQKLVGKTDVGIDDDFFDLGGNSILAIRLSQALSAELGISRATRVIFKNPRLSDLSDALSGLVAS, from the coding sequence ATGAGCGATAGCGATTTCCGGAATCCCATGGACGCGCTGGTCGTGGGTACCGTGCAGAAGCTTGTCGGAAAGACGGACGTCGGTATCGACGACGACTTCTTCGACCTGGGCGGCAATTCCATCCTCGCCATCCGCCTCTCACAGGCGCTCAGCGCGGAACTCGGAATCTCCCGCGCCACCCGCGTCATCTTCAAGAACCCACGGCTGAGCGATCTGAGCGATGCGCTCAGCGGCCTGGTCGCGTCATGA
- a CDS encoding non-ribosomal peptide synthetase, which produces MANRLEGFVVPASSAQRRMYFATALLPDSPVHIWGITFTVDGDLEIDRLERALRVIRGRHDALRITIHERDGEVFQAVHDVDETLVEVVEADGESFEERHDWARAEARRVVDVPFDLAAGPLWRTVVIRVAPRLHLLVISFHHVITDEISAQVFAEELRIGYTDPEALTEPVGQYSDFSLAENAAGVDPAGLDYWRGHLAGVQPARLPEDGRQGPDGIDGHRLPITLPENATEDFQEFCRDRGVSPFAGLLAVYFILLQRWAGTSDLTVGTQMFNRPDPESFRTIGFFANTVALRCQVAPGSSFGQFLEVVSETIHDALDHQDVPFEAVVDAMAPQRDAGRNPLFEAAISYASIDRQDTWALDGLQVTPIPEPTEAQRLEFSLVLDVRRLAGRVDLVIEYDRQRFSEAAMHRFGQAYGSLLQALCRAPDVPIAGIPTLDGAALAETLALGTDDVPPDDRVSVPAASAWDLFALTAATFPDREAVVAGGDRLTFAELADQARTMAADLRARGVRTGVLVGVCLPRRGDLIVAMLATWCAGGAFLLLDPQQPEARRRMFLAEAGVTLVVADESVTEVATGSVPGLLAGQAAAPAYVVFTSGSTGQPKGVLVDQASLVALATTQLAPMYARLPAGRQVNVGALSSVTFDVFVNHCLGMIAFGHRLLLLDEQERFDPRRLLARGADPATAIEVLDCNSSQMEILVDAGVLDVPYPPKMVLIGGESPSDRLWQRLHDQPGLIAFNMFGITECTIDSARAEIGEHPHPVAGRAAGTTRLYIVDDQMQLQPTLFVGEICIGGLGVAQGYVGQPAYTSERFVADPFSSAPGQRMYRTGDRGRLRPDGQLEFWGRLDDQIKVRGLRVEPGELEAALLRHPGIDRAAVLATDAGTPKAQLLAFIVVDEGAGELTPSAVREFLRGRLPSALLPDRVEVLDRFPATPNGKLDRAALLRLKPSAAEADAYRGSPPPTDPRARRLCEIVAEVVGVARADLDDNFFELGGNSLLAMMLSSRVDTVLGGELKLRTIFEARSLRDLLPDVDASA; this is translated from the coding sequence ATGGCCAACCGGTTGGAGGGATTCGTGGTTCCCGCCTCGTCCGCACAGCGAAGAATGTATTTCGCCACGGCACTGCTACCGGACAGTCCGGTTCATATCTGGGGGATCACGTTCACCGTCGACGGGGACCTCGAGATCGACCGTCTCGAACGTGCGCTCCGAGTGATCCGTGGCCGGCACGACGCGTTGCGGATCACCATCCATGAACGCGACGGCGAGGTCTTCCAAGCGGTGCACGACGTCGACGAGACTCTGGTCGAGGTCGTGGAGGCGGACGGCGAATCGTTCGAGGAACGTCATGACTGGGCGCGTGCGGAAGCCCGGCGGGTCGTCGACGTCCCGTTCGACCTGGCCGCGGGCCCGCTCTGGCGAACCGTCGTCATCCGGGTCGCGCCTCGCCTGCATCTGCTGGTGATCTCCTTCCACCACGTCATCACCGACGAGATCTCGGCTCAGGTCTTCGCCGAGGAGCTCCGGATCGGCTACACCGACCCGGAAGCCCTGACCGAGCCCGTCGGGCAGTACTCCGACTTCAGCCTGGCCGAGAACGCGGCCGGCGTCGATCCGGCCGGCCTGGACTACTGGCGTGGCCACCTGGCGGGTGTTCAGCCGGCGCGTCTCCCCGAGGACGGCCGGCAGGGCCCGGACGGGATCGACGGTCATCGGCTGCCGATCACCCTGCCCGAGAACGCGACGGAGGACTTCCAGGAGTTCTGCCGGGACCGTGGGGTCAGTCCCTTCGCGGGCCTGCTCGCGGTGTACTTCATCCTGCTCCAGCGCTGGGCCGGAACGAGCGACCTGACGGTCGGCACTCAGATGTTCAACCGGCCGGATCCGGAGTCGTTCCGGACCATCGGCTTCTTCGCCAACACCGTGGCGCTGCGCTGTCAGGTGGCACCGGGTTCGTCCTTCGGCCAGTTCCTCGAGGTCGTGAGCGAGACGATCCACGACGCGCTCGACCACCAGGACGTGCCGTTCGAGGCGGTGGTCGACGCGATGGCTCCGCAGCGGGACGCCGGGCGTAACCCGCTGTTCGAAGCGGCCATCAGCTACGCCTCGATCGACCGGCAGGACACCTGGGCGCTCGACGGTCTTCAGGTCACCCCGATACCGGAGCCCACGGAGGCGCAGCGGCTGGAGTTCAGCCTGGTGCTGGACGTGCGGCGCCTGGCGGGCCGGGTCGACCTCGTCATCGAGTACGACCGGCAGCGGTTCTCCGAGGCGGCGATGCACCGGTTCGGGCAGGCCTACGGGAGCCTGCTGCAGGCGCTGTGCCGGGCACCCGATGTCCCGATCGCCGGCATCCCGACCCTCGACGGCGCCGCGCTGGCGGAGACGCTGGCACTCGGCACCGACGACGTACCACCCGACGATCGGGTTTCCGTACCGGCCGCGTCGGCGTGGGACCTGTTCGCGCTGACCGCCGCGACCTTCCCGGATCGGGAGGCCGTCGTCGCGGGCGGGGACCGGCTCACCTTCGCCGAACTGGCCGATCAGGCCCGGACGATGGCCGCCGACCTGCGGGCCCGTGGTGTGCGTACCGGCGTGCTGGTGGGTGTCTGCCTGCCGAGGCGCGGTGACCTGATCGTCGCGATGCTCGCCACGTGGTGTGCCGGTGGTGCCTTCCTCCTGCTGGATCCGCAGCAGCCCGAGGCCCGGCGCCGGATGTTCCTGGCCGAGGCGGGGGTCACCCTGGTCGTCGCGGACGAATCCGTCACCGAGGTGGCGACGGGCTCGGTGCCCGGACTGCTGGCCGGCCAGGCCGCCGCTCCGGCCTACGTGGTGTTCACGTCGGGTTCCACCGGACAGCCCAAGGGCGTGCTCGTCGATCAGGCGAGCCTGGTCGCTCTCGCCACCACCCAGTTGGCGCCGATGTACGCCCGGCTGCCGGCCGGCCGTCAGGTCAACGTCGGCGCGCTGAGCTCCGTCACCTTCGACGTTTTCGTCAACCACTGCCTCGGCATGATCGCTTTCGGGCATCGCCTGCTGCTGCTCGACGAACAGGAGAGATTCGACCCGCGCCGGCTTCTGGCCCGGGGTGCGGATCCCGCGACGGCGATCGAGGTGCTCGACTGCAACAGCAGCCAGATGGAGATCTTGGTCGACGCCGGTGTCCTGGACGTGCCGTACCCGCCGAAGATGGTGCTGATCGGTGGCGAGAGCCCGTCCGATCGGCTGTGGCAGCGCCTGCATGACCAGCCCGGTCTGATCGCTTTCAACATGTTCGGCATCACCGAGTGCACCATCGACTCGGCGCGGGCTGAGATCGGCGAACACCCGCATCCGGTGGCCGGGCGGGCCGCCGGCACGACCCGGCTCTACATCGTCGACGATCAGATGCAGTTGCAGCCGACTCTGTTCGTGGGTGAGATCTGCATCGGCGGGCTCGGGGTCGCCCAGGGTTACGTGGGACAGCCCGCCTACACCAGCGAGAGGTTCGTCGCCGACCCGTTCAGCAGCGCACCCGGGCAGCGCATGTACCGGACCGGCGACCGGGGACGGCTGCGACCCGACGGGCAGTTGGAGTTCTGGGGCCGCCTCGACGACCAGATCAAGGTCCGCGGTCTGCGCGTGGAGCCCGGTGAGCTGGAGGCCGCGTTGCTCCGCCACCCCGGAATCGACCGCGCCGCCGTCCTTGCGACCGACGCCGGCACACCGAAGGCCCAGCTCCTGGCATTCATCGTGGTCGACGAAGGAGCCGGTGAGCTGACGCCGTCCGCCGTCCGGGAGTTCCTGCGCGGCAGACTCCCTTCCGCGCTGCTTCCGGACCGGGTGGAGGTGCTCGACCGGTTCCCGGCGACCCCCAACGGCAAGCTCGACCGCGCGGCGCTGCTACGGCTCAAACCGTCGGCCGCCGAGGCGGACGCGTACCGGGGCAGCCCGCCGCCCACCGACCCCCGTGCCCGGCGGCTGTGCGAGATCGTGGCCGAGGTGGTCGGCGTCGCCCGGGCGGATCTCGACGACAACTTCTTCGAGCTCGGCGGCAATTCGCTGCTCGCCATGATGCTCAGCAGCCGGGTGGACACCGTCCTGGGCGGTGAACTGAAGCTCCGGACGATCTTCGAAGCACGGTCGCTCCGGGACCTCCTCCCGGATGTGGACGCCAGCGCATGA
- a CDS encoding acyl carrier protein — MSELAEETVRAAWCEVLGVGEAAEDQNFFDLGGDSLMAIIFMERIESGLGIDFPMQALLMDGEYRAVLAECVALRAQTQG; from the coding sequence ATGAGCGAGTTGGCGGAGGAGACGGTCCGGGCTGCCTGGTGCGAGGTCCTGGGAGTCGGTGAAGCCGCCGAGGACCAGAACTTCTTCGATCTGGGTGGCGACTCGCTGATGGCCATCATCTTCATGGAGCGGATCGAGTCGGGCCTGGGCATCGACTTCCCGATGCAGGCGCTCCTGATGGACGGCGAATACCGGGCGGTGCTGGCCGAGTGCGTCGCCCTGCGCGCGCAGACTCAGGGCTGA